In Shinella sp. XGS7, a single genomic region encodes these proteins:
- a CDS encoding carboxyl transferase domain-containing protein, which produces MAVLATKLNARSADFKANADAMRAVIDDLNAKLAKIAEGGGEAARAKHVSRGKLLPRDRVAQLLDPGSAFLEIGLTAGHGLYDGASPSGGMIAGIGRVAGRECMIVSNDATVKGGTYYPITVKKHLRAQEIAAENRLPCIYLVDSGGANLPNQDEVFPDRDHFGRIFYNQAQMSAAGIPQVAVVMGSCTAGGAYVPAMSDETVIVENQGTIFLAGPPLVKAATGEVVTAEDLGGGDVHTRLSGVADHLARDDRHALEIARQIAANLNMRKPEITKSGAGDAPLYDPEELLGIVPADTRTPYDVREVIARVVDGSRFDEFKARFGTTLVCGFAALHGLPVGIIANNGVLFSEAALKGAHFIELCAQRGIPLLFLQNITGFMVGRKYEAEGIAKHGAKLVTAVATANVPKLTVLIGGSYGAGNYGMCGRAYSPRFLWTWPNSRISVMGGEQAAGVLATVKREGIERTGGRWSAEEEAAFKAPIRQQYEDQGHPYYASARLWDDGVIDPADTRRVLALGLAAALNAEIPETRFGVFRM; this is translated from the coding sequence ATGGCTGTTCTCGCCACCAAGCTCAATGCCCGCTCGGCCGACTTCAAGGCCAATGCCGATGCGATGCGGGCGGTCATCGACGATCTGAATGCCAAGCTGGCCAAGATCGCCGAGGGCGGCGGCGAGGCGGCGCGCGCCAAGCACGTTTCCCGCGGCAAGCTCCTGCCGCGCGACCGGGTGGCGCAACTGCTCGATCCCGGCTCCGCCTTCCTCGAAATCGGCCTTACCGCCGGCCACGGCCTCTATGACGGCGCCTCGCCCTCCGGTGGCATGATCGCGGGCATCGGCCGCGTCGCCGGCCGCGAATGCATGATCGTCAGCAACGACGCGACGGTGAAGGGCGGCACCTATTACCCGATCACCGTGAAGAAGCACCTGCGCGCGCAGGAGATCGCCGCGGAAAACCGGCTGCCCTGCATCTACCTCGTCGATTCCGGCGGGGCGAACCTGCCGAACCAGGACGAGGTCTTCCCCGACCGGGATCATTTCGGCCGCATCTTCTACAACCAGGCGCAGATGTCCGCGGCCGGCATTCCACAGGTCGCCGTCGTCATGGGAAGCTGCACGGCAGGCGGGGCCTATGTGCCCGCCATGAGCGACGAGACCGTCATCGTCGAAAACCAGGGCACGATCTTCCTCGCCGGCCCGCCGCTGGTGAAGGCCGCGACCGGCGAAGTGGTGACGGCGGAAGACCTTGGTGGCGGCGACGTCCATACCCGCCTTTCCGGCGTTGCCGACCATCTCGCCCGCGACGACCGCCACGCGCTGGAAATCGCCCGGCAGATCGCCGCAAACCTCAATATGCGTAAGCCAGAGATTACGAAATCCGGCGCCGGAGACGCCCCGCTCTACGATCCGGAAGAGCTGCTCGGCATCGTGCCGGCCGATACGCGCACGCCCTATGACGTGCGCGAGGTGATCGCCCGCGTGGTCGACGGGTCGCGTTTCGATGAGTTCAAGGCGCGCTTCGGCACCACGCTGGTCTGCGGCTTCGCGGCGCTGCATGGCCTTCCCGTCGGCATCATCGCCAACAATGGCGTGCTCTTTTCCGAAGCCGCGCTGAAGGGGGCGCATTTCATCGAGCTCTGCGCGCAACGCGGCATTCCGCTCCTCTTCCTGCAGAACATCACCGGCTTCATGGTCGGGCGCAAATACGAGGCCGAAGGCATCGCCAAACACGGTGCTAAGCTCGTCACCGCCGTCGCGACGGCGAATGTGCCGAAGCTCACGGTGCTGATCGGCGGCTCCTACGGCGCGGGCAATTACGGCATGTGCGGACGGGCCTATTCGCCGCGTTTCCTGTGGACCTGGCCGAACAGCCGCATCTCCGTCATGGGCGGCGAACAGGCGGCCGGCGTGCTGGCGACCGTCAAGCGCGAGGGCATCGAGCGCACCGGCGGACGCTGGAGCGCCGAGGAGGAGGCCGCCTTCAAGGCGCCCATCCGCCAGCAGTACGAGGACCAGGGCCACCCCTATTACGCCAGCGCCCGTCTCTGGGACGACGGCGTGATCGACCCTGCCGACACCCGCCGCGTGCTGGCCCTGGGCCTGGCCGCTGCGCTCAATGCCGAGATCCCCGAGACCCGGTTCGGCGTCTTCCGCATGTGA
- a CDS encoding TetR/AcrR family transcriptional regulator, with protein MPRTPRSTPTSATVLPAQRRAPVSAKSEQRVRDILRVGREVFAALGYERATTTEIAQRLGISEATVFTYFRGKRELCMRVIGDWYDEIIGTIEEGLPRERPIREQLEFIVHTHLRLFLIQGTGLCALVLSEGRSKGQQELGEGFVELQRRYTQPLMDLLARGQASGELRRDIPLRLLRSLVFGPMEHMLWEVVITGRQIEVEQSARDLVALLWPALQAPDVELAQLRKTQEAMLVLLQGTVGSAG; from the coding sequence ATGCCTCGCACGCCGCGCTCCACCCCCACCTCGGCCACCGTGCTGCCGGCCCAGCGCCGCGCGCCGGTGAGCGCCAAGTCCGAGCAGCGGGTGCGCGACATCCTGCGCGTGGGCCGTGAGGTCTTCGCCGCCCTGGGCTACGAGCGCGCCACCACCACCGAGATCGCCCAACGCCTGGGCATTTCGGAGGCCACGGTCTTCACCTATTTCCGCGGCAAGCGCGAGCTCTGCATGCGGGTGATCGGCGACTGGTATGACGAGATCATCGGCACCATCGAAGAGGGTCTGCCGCGCGAGCGCCCCATCCGCGAGCAGCTCGAATTCATCGTCCACACCCATCTGCGCCTCTTCCTGATCCAGGGCACGGGCCTGTGCGCCCTGGTGCTCAGCGAGGGCCGCAGCAAGGGCCAGCAGGAGCTGGGCGAGGGCTTTGTGGAGCTGCAGCGGCGCTACACCCAGCCCCTGATGGACCTGCTGGCCCGCGGCCAGGCCAGCGGCGAGCTGCGCCGCGACATCCCGCTGCGCCTGCTGCGCTCCCTGGTCTTCGGCCCCATGGAGCACATGCTCTGGGAGGTGGTCATCACCGGCCGCCAGATCGAGGTGGAGCAAAGCGCCCGCGACCTGGTGGCCCTGCTCTGGCCCGCCCTGCAGGCGCCGGATGTGGAGCTGGCCCAGCTGCGCAAGACCCAGGAAGCCATGCTGGTACTGCTGCAGGGCACGGTGGGCAGCGCGGGCTGA
- a CDS encoding ATP-binding protein, protein MRPRLAQLPLLALPLLLLAGLLDLGRGAGQALEDAQLRWAAPELRYEEVLAVDIDDAALRRLEPRLGHWPYERGVYALLLDYLREAGARLLVIDLVFAEQRPGDDSLARALAQRPDWVLATAGLRQPLGLEAAQADTLGRLALPSGLRGPATPWPALTLPTPALLTSATPGSVGLISVPLDEDGRLRRLPLLHRVGEQRLPALALAALMREPGAGGAPGLDHWPLDAQGRVLPSLSKRADAIPRLGWDELMEAALGAREDAALRPLLRDRVIFLGSSAFFADQVLTPQGLRGGTALQAAAYAALRRGDLLRPAPWPWQGLLWALAAAPLLWAALRPRPELARQALLSAAALAALLGATALGLGWQWLAAPCAPLALLGLGLALGALAQLRWDSLTQHRLAYERAVAEAASLAKSQFLANVSHEIRTPMNALLGMAELLAKTPLNEEQRRYVEAFRGAGQTLFELINDLLDISKIEAGRLSLEVAPFDLGALLQRCTELLRSRAEAQGLSLVLALDPRAAGCVEGDAQRLSQVLINLLGNAIKFTREGQVMLSAEREPDGSLLLTVSDTGIGIAPSKHELIFQPFTQADGSVTRFYGGTGLGLSISRSLVQMMGGEIWLESAPGQGSRFFIRLALPALTSPALSAPEAPPAPVPTELPPQHILLCEDNEVNVLLVQAMLQPEGHHITVAENGALGLQRLRERAYDLVLMDVQMPGMDGHSATRELRRLEARLGWHHVPVVALTAHAFASDVQASREAGCDDHLSKPISQSALLAALARHGRPAGRPPPGPRRPPAPALSGGPARDGAPDPHAEVFLGAWVASWDQLSSPGAVQGAARQHLVQDLLDVARRLRAPALEGAAQVLAQALAAGAPEAALAPLEAAVAREVASALAALTARPASPAGTV, encoded by the coding sequence ATGCGCCCGCGCCTCGCCCAGCTGCCCCTGCTGGCCCTGCCCTTGCTGCTGCTGGCCGGCCTGCTGGACCTCGGCCGCGGCGCCGGCCAGGCCCTGGAGGATGCACAGCTGCGCTGGGCCGCGCCCGAGCTGCGCTACGAGGAGGTGCTGGCGGTGGACATCGACGACGCCGCGCTGCGCCGTCTCGAGCCGCGCCTGGGCCATTGGCCTTATGAACGCGGGGTCTACGCCCTGCTGCTGGACTATCTGCGCGAGGCCGGCGCCCGGCTGCTGGTGATCGATCTGGTCTTCGCCGAGCAGCGCCCGGGCGACGACAGTCTGGCCCGCGCCCTGGCGCAGCGCCCCGACTGGGTGCTGGCCACCGCCGGCCTGCGCCAGCCCCTGGGTCTGGAGGCGGCCCAGGCCGATACGCTGGGCCGCCTGGCCCTGCCCAGCGGCCTGCGTGGTCCCGCCACGCCCTGGCCGGCCCTGACCCTGCCCACGCCTGCGCTGCTCACGAGCGCCACGCCGGGCAGCGTGGGCCTGATCAGCGTGCCGCTGGACGAGGACGGACGCCTGCGCCGCCTGCCCCTGCTGCATCGCGTGGGCGAGCAGCGCCTGCCGGCCCTGGCCCTGGCGGCCCTGATGCGCGAACCCGGGGCCGGCGGCGCCCCCGGCCTGGACCACTGGCCCCTGGACGCCCAGGGCCGGGTCTTGCCCAGCCTGTCCAAACGGGCCGACGCGATCCCGCGCCTGGGCTGGGACGAGCTGATGGAAGCCGCCCTGGGCGCCCGCGAAGACGCCGCCCTGCGCCCCCTGCTGCGCGACCGGGTGATCTTCCTGGGCAGCAGCGCCTTCTTTGCCGACCAGGTGCTCACGCCCCAGGGCCTGCGTGGCGGCACGGCCCTGCAGGCCGCGGCCTATGCGGCCCTGCGTCGCGGCGACCTGCTGCGCCCTGCGCCCTGGCCCTGGCAGGGCCTGCTCTGGGCACTTGCCGCGGCGCCCCTGCTCTGGGCGGCACTGCGCCCGAGGCCCGAGCTGGCGCGCCAGGCCCTGCTCAGCGCCGCCGCCCTGGCCGCTCTGCTGGGCGCCACCGCCCTGGGTCTGGGCTGGCAGTGGCTGGCGGCACCATGTGCCCCCCTGGCCCTGCTGGGTCTGGGCCTGGCCCTGGGCGCGCTGGCCCAGCTGCGCTGGGACAGTCTGACCCAGCACCGCCTGGCCTATGAGCGCGCCGTGGCCGAAGCAGCCAGCCTGGCCAAGAGCCAGTTCCTGGCCAATGTGAGCCACGAGATCCGCACCCCCATGAACGCCCTGCTGGGCATGGCCGAGCTGCTGGCCAAGACCCCGCTGAACGAGGAGCAGCGCCGCTACGTGGAGGCCTTCCGCGGCGCAGGCCAGACCCTGTTCGAGCTGATCAACGACCTGCTGGACATCTCCAAGATCGAGGCCGGCCGCCTCAGCCTGGAGGTGGCCCCGTTCGATCTGGGCGCCCTGCTGCAGCGCTGCACCGAGCTGCTGCGATCGCGCGCCGAGGCCCAGGGGTTGAGCCTGGTGCTGGCGCTGGACCCGCGGGCCGCGGGCTGCGTGGAAGGCGACGCCCAGCGCCTGTCCCAGGTGCTGATCAATCTGCTGGGCAATGCCATCAAGTTCACCCGCGAGGGTCAGGTCATGCTGAGCGCGGAGCGCGAGCCCGATGGCAGCCTGCTGCTCACGGTGAGCGACACCGGCATCGGCATCGCGCCCAGCAAGCACGAGCTGATCTTCCAGCCTTTCACGCAGGCCGATGGCAGCGTCACGCGCTTTTACGGTGGCACGGGCCTGGGCCTGTCCATCAGCCGCAGCCTGGTGCAAATGATGGGCGGCGAGATCTGGCTGGAAAGTGCGCCGGGCCAGGGCAGCCGCTTCTTCATCCGCTTGGCCCTGCCGGCCCTCACAAGCCCGGCGCTCAGCGCCCCGGAAGCACCGCCAGCACCGGTTCCCACCGAGCTGCCGCCCCAGCACATCCTGCTGTGCGAGGACAACGAGGTGAATGTGCTGCTGGTGCAGGCCATGCTGCAGCCCGAGGGGCACCACATCACCGTGGCCGAGAACGGCGCCCTGGGCCTGCAACGCCTGCGCGAGCGGGCCTATGACCTGGTGCTGATGGATGTGCAGATGCCCGGCATGGACGGGCACAGCGCCACCCGCGAGCTGCGCCGCCTGGAGGCCCGCCTGGGCTGGCACCATGTGCCCGTGGTCGCGCTCACCGCCCATGCTTTCGCGAGCGATGTGCAGGCCAGCCGCGAGGCCGGCTGCGACGACCACCTGAGCAAGCCCATCAGCCAGTCGGCCCTGCTGGCGGCCCTGGCCCGCCATGGCCGCCCCGCCGGCCGGCCGCCCCCGGGGCCGCGGCGCCCGCCCGCGCCCGCCCTCTCCGGCGGCCCGGCGCGCGATGGCGCGCCTGACCCGCATGCCGAGGTCTT
- a CDS encoding FecR domain-containing protein yields MKLLPSWSARRTFQALLTLCLALPCTPGWLQAQTGAPAAEHWAYRIQPGDTLIQLAQTYLDERHGWQDLQRLNRVADPYKLPPGGVLRLPLAWLQRDSAVARVLHVRGEARLLRPGSAAAALTEGMSLQAGDRLQTGPAASLSLRFADGSRLLLGADSLLGLEQLLVQGRGALTSTQLRLEQGGADSRVEPGSTVPPRYELRTPSLNLGVRGTEFRVQAEAGRTAVQVLAGRVAADAGARPTARPTALTAGQGALAQAGSPLQVQALPAPPALPPTLRAEQLPLRLSWAATPQARAYRVQLFAEQDFDRLLLDGRVSTPDIVWPQAAQLPDGRYSLRLRSIDALGLEGPASESILQLKARPEPPLWLAPGAVAYSDTLRLQWTEPLSACAYRLQLADSPDFARTLLDRADLDRPALELPLPPGRYWLRLASLTGTEDQGPFGPPLAVELRPLPPSPAAREPDLDGDQLRLRWVAQPGLRYQLQWSTQADFGDAPAPREVEGDSLLLERPAPGRYYLRLRGMDTHGQAGPWGETQRLEVPDRRWPWLLLLPALLLAL; encoded by the coding sequence ATGAAGCTGCTGCCCTCATGGTCCGCCCGGCGGACGTTTCAGGCGCTCCTGACCCTGTGCCTGGCCCTGCCCTGCACCCCCGGCTGGCTGCAGGCCCAGACCGGCGCTCCGGCCGCCGAGCACTGGGCCTACCGCATCCAGCCCGGCGACACCCTGATCCAGCTGGCCCAGACCTATCTGGACGAGCGCCACGGCTGGCAGGACCTGCAGCGCCTGAACCGCGTGGCCGACCCCTACAAGCTGCCCCCCGGCGGCGTGCTGCGCCTGCCCCTGGCCTGGCTGCAGCGCGACAGCGCGGTGGCCCGGGTGCTGCATGTGCGGGGCGAGGCCCGGCTGCTGCGTCCGGGCAGCGCCGCCGCCGCCCTGACCGAGGGCATGAGCCTGCAGGCCGGCGACCGGCTGCAGACCGGGCCCGCCGCCTCCCTGTCCCTGCGCTTTGCGGATGGCTCGCGCCTGCTGCTCGGGGCCGACAGCCTGCTCGGCCTGGAACAGCTGCTGGTGCAGGGCCGCGGCGCGCTCACCAGCACCCAGCTGCGCCTGGAGCAGGGCGGCGCCGACAGCCGGGTGGAGCCCGGGAGCACCGTGCCCCCGCGCTACGAGCTGCGCACCCCTAGCCTGAACCTGGGCGTGCGCGGCACCGAGTTCCGGGTGCAGGCCGAGGCCGGGCGCACGGCCGTGCAGGTGCTGGCCGGCCGGGTGGCGGCGGACGCCGGCGCCCGCCCCACCGCCCGCCCCACCGCCCTAACCGCCGGCCAGGGCGCGCTGGCCCAGGCCGGCTCACCCCTGCAGGTCCAGGCCCTGCCGGCGCCGCCCGCCCTGCCGCCCACGCTGCGCGCCGAGCAGCTGCCCCTACGCCTGAGCTGGGCCGCCACGCCCCAGGCCCGGGCCTACCGCGTGCAGCTCTTTGCCGAGCAGGACTTCGACCGCCTGCTGCTGGATGGCCGCGTCAGCACGCCCGACATCGTCTGGCCCCAGGCCGCCCAGCTGCCCGATGGCCGCTACAGCCTGCGCCTGCGCAGCATCGACGCCCTCGGCCTGGAAGGCCCCGCCAGCGAAAGCATCCTGCAGCTCAAGGCCCGGCCCGAGCCGCCGCTGTGGCTGGCGCCCGGCGCCGTGGCCTATAGCGACACCCTGCGCCTGCAATGGACCGAGCCCCTGAGCGCGTGCGCCTACCGCCTGCAGCTGGCCGACAGCCCGGATTTCGCCCGCACCCTGCTGGACCGGGCCGATCTGGACCGCCCCGCGCTGGAGCTGCCCCTGCCGCCCGGCCGCTACTGGCTGCGCCTGGCCAGCCTGACAGGCACCGAGGACCAGGGCCCCTTCGGCCCGCCCCTGGCCGTGGAGCTGCGCCCCCTGCCGCCCAGCCCCGCGGCCCGCGAGCCCGATCTGGACGGCGACCAGCTGCGCCTGCGCTGGGTCGCCCAGCCCGGCCTGCGCTACCAGCTGCAGTGGAGCACCCAGGCCGACTTCGGCGATGCGCCCGCGCCCCGCGAGGTGGAGGGCGACAGCCTGCTGCTGGAGCGCCCGGCCCCGGGTCGCTACTACCTGCGCCTGCGCGGCATGGACACGCACGGCCAGGCCGGCCCCTGGGGCGAGACCCAGCGCCTGGAGGTGCCGGACCGCCGCTGGCCCTGGCTGCTGCTCCTGCCCGCCCTGCTGCTGGCGCTCTGA
- a CDS encoding enoyl-CoA hydratase/isomerase family protein: MSETHLKITRRGAVATVTLSRPEVRNAFNEALIAELTTAFKTLGQDPALRAIVLAAEGKAFCAGADLNWMKAMAGYSWDENHADAGRLAEMLWTIYSCPLPVIARVQGDVYAGGVGLVACADIVVAVDAAGFCLSEAKLGLLPATIGPYVVRALGEQASRRYFVTAERFSAADAHRLGLVHELVTTPEQLDEKVDALVAALCANGPAAVRACKKLVQDLAHAPITPALRDDTARRIADIRASAEGREGVQSFLNKSKPSWLSQDRGEATAASPTPGEAAGHAKPGRG, from the coding sequence ATGAGCGAGACCCACCTCAAGATCACGCGTCGCGGCGCCGTGGCCACCGTCACCCTCAGCCGCCCCGAGGTGCGCAATGCCTTCAACGAGGCCCTGATCGCCGAGCTGACGACGGCCTTCAAGACCCTGGGGCAAGACCCGGCCCTGCGGGCCATCGTGTTGGCCGCCGAGGGCAAGGCTTTCTGCGCCGGCGCCGACCTCAACTGGATGAAGGCCATGGCCGGCTACAGCTGGGACGAGAACCATGCCGATGCCGGTCGCCTGGCCGAGATGCTGTGGACCATCTACAGCTGCCCGCTGCCCGTGATCGCGCGGGTGCAGGGCGATGTCTATGCCGGCGGCGTGGGTCTGGTGGCCTGCGCCGACATCGTGGTGGCGGTGGACGCGGCGGGCTTTTGCCTCAGCGAGGCCAAGCTGGGCCTGTTGCCCGCCACCATTGGCCCCTACGTGGTGCGCGCCCTGGGTGAGCAGGCCTCGCGCCGCTACTTCGTCACCGCCGAGCGCTTCTCGGCCGCCGACGCGCATCGCCTGGGCCTGGTGCATGAGCTGGTGACCACCCCCGAGCAGCTGGACGAGAAGGTGGACGCCCTGGTCGCCGCCCTGTGCGCCAACGGCCCGGCCGCCGTGCGCGCCTGCAAGAAGCTGGTGCAGGACCTGGCCCATGCGCCCATCACGCCCGCGCTGCGCGATGACACCGCACGCCGCATCGCCGACATCCGCGCCAGCGCCGAGGGGCGCGAGGGCGTGCAGAGTTTCCTGAACAAGAGCAAGCCGTCCTGGCTGAGCCAGGACCGAGGTGAGGCCACTGCGGCCTCGCCGACGCCTGGCGAAGCGGCCGGGCATGCAAAGCCCGGCCGTGGATGA
- a CDS encoding GNAT family N-acetyltransferase, which yields MSIDIRPLRESDDLQALTALLHTAYATLMAQGWNFTAATQSVQTTRERVAAGQAFVAEQAGRLLGTITIGPPKPVQGQYLGDPVPALYTRPDTAILAQLAVHPEARGQGLAERLMDAAEAWAREQGYAQVALDTAEPATALRTRYQRRGYVEQGGVQWAGKRYASVLMSKTLQQEPKR from the coding sequence GTGAGCATAGACATCCGCCCCCTGCGCGAAAGCGACGATCTGCAGGCCCTGACGGCCCTGCTGCACACGGCCTATGCCACGCTGATGGCCCAGGGCTGGAACTTCACCGCCGCCACCCAGAGCGTGCAGACCACGCGCGAGCGCGTGGCCGCCGGCCAGGCTTTTGTGGCCGAGCAGGCCGGGCGCCTGCTGGGCACCATCACCATCGGCCCGCCCAAGCCGGTGCAGGGTCAGTACCTGGGTGATCCGGTGCCGGCGCTCTACACCCGGCCAGACACCGCCATCCTGGCCCAGCTGGCCGTGCACCCCGAGGCGCGCGGCCAGGGCCTGGCCGAACGCCTGATGGATGCCGCCGAGGCCTGGGCGCGCGAGCAGGGCTATGCCCAGGTGGCCCTGGACACGGCCGAGCCCGCCACCGCCCTGCGCACCCGCTACCAGCGCCGCGGCTATGTGGAGCAGGGCGGCGTGCAGTGGGCGGGCAAGCGCTACGCCTCGGTGTTGATGAGCAAGACCCTGCAGCAGGAGCCGAAGCGATGA